The Caldicellulosiruptoraceae bacterium PP1 nucleotide sequence TGCAACACCAATTTTTGCCATAGAGATTAATCCAATGTCGTTATAATTATCACCAATTGAAATTACATTTTCTGTTGATAAATTTACGCTTTCTAAATATTTTTTTAGTGCTTTTTCTTTTGATGCATCTGGATGCATAATTTCTAAAAAACCATAAGTTTTAATATCTGCTGCTGTATATAAAACAATATTAATTTCATTTTTGTTATAAATGCTTTCTAAATTTAATTTAACTTCTTTTAAAAAATTGAAATTGTCAATGATTCCAATATGGCTTACTGTTTTATCGTTAATATCTATATAACTGTTAAATGCATAAGTTGGTTTATGAATTTTTCTATAATTTACAAAATTGATAAAATAATTATCAATAAAATTTAATTTATAAATCATATGCATATCGTGGTGATAACCTAAAACAATATAGTAATTTAGTTTATAATAATTATCTAAATAATTAATAATATCTTTAAAAATGTAATTTGATAAATAATTGGATATCAATGGCGGGTGATTTAAATTATCAAATACATAAACACCGTTAGACAGTATCCCACCACATTCAATTTCTAACTTTTTCATTACTAATGCCGCAGATGAACCTCTACCAGTACAAAGCAGTATTTTTACTCCTAATTCATTAGCTTTTTTTAAAGCAATCTTGTTTTTATCAGTTATTTCACCATAATCATTTAATAAAGTTCCATCAATGTCTGTTGCAATGACTTTTATCATATTGTAACCTAATTAATTATATTAATAAAATTATTATATCATATAACATAATCTTATAAAAATAATTAACCGGTCATACAAAGATAGACAAAATGAAAACAAAAAATTGTTATGAATAATAAATAAATTATAAATATTGACAAGCTAAACATAAATAAATATAATAATTAATTGAAATATCATGTACAATACTTTTCTTATCTTATAATTTCAAATAATCTTTTCGATGTGCCTTCATAATAAATTCATAAATTCATTAATAATGGCAAGAATATATACTACAAATATTGTTTTTAGGAGGGGTTTACATGACTGTAAAACCATTATTTATAAGCACGTATCCTCCAAGAGAATGTGGCATTGCTACTTTTACCAACGATTTAGTCAATGCAATTGAACAAAAAGCTACATCAGTAGAATGCAGCATTGTTGCAATAAGTAAAGAAAAACATTTATATAATGAAAAAGTTGTTTTTGACATAAATCAAGATAAGTTTTCTGATTATGTAAAAGCTGCAAATTATATAAATATTTCAAAGAATGATGTCGTTGTTATTGAACATGAATATGGAATTTTTGGAGGACAAGATGGAGAATATATAATTCCTTTTGTTAAGTTAATAAAAAAACCTATTATAACAACTTTTCATACTGTTTTAAAGAATCCAAATACTAAACAATTTGAAATACTAAAGAAATTATCTGAAATAAGCTATAAAGTTATAACAATGGCTAATTCAACAAAAGATATTTTAATTAACCAATATGATGTTCCAGAAGAAAAAATAAAAATTATTCATCATGGTGTTCCACTAATGAATTTAGCTGATACTGAATATTTAAAGAAAAAATATAATCTAGAGAATAAAAAAATAATAAGCACATTTGGGTTAATTAGCCCAGGAAAAGGTTTGGAATATTCAATAAAAGCTATGGAAAAGATATCAAAAGAAGTTCCTAATGCAATATATCTAATATTAGGACAAACCCATCCATGCGTGAAAAAGATTAAAGGTGAAGAATACAGAAACAGTTTAGTTTCATTAGTAAATCAATTGAATATAAGCAATAATGTTATGTTTGTTGATAGGTATCTTACTAAAAAAGAGATAATGGAATATCTAAAAATTAGTGACGTATACTTGACTCCTTACATAGGGAGGGAGCAAGCAGTTTCAGGTACTCTTGCATATGCTATTGGCTCAGGGAAGGCAATTGTTTCTACTCCTTACACATATGCAAAAGAAATGCTTTCAGATGGCAGAGGACTGTTAGTTGAATTTGAAGACCATTTTTCTATTGCAGATGCTGTGATAAGTATTTTAATAGATGATAAATTAAAGAAAAGTTTAGAAACAAAAGCGTTTAAGATTGGAAAAGAGATGTTTTGGCCTAATATTGCAAGTAAAGTAATTAATTTATTAAAAGGAGCGGCTAATACCTATAAAAAGGTAGGTGTTATAGCGTGAATAATCAAATAAGCAAAAGAGAAATTGACTTACCAAATCTCAATTTTGAACACTTATTTAGAATGACAGATTCAACTGGAATATTACAACATGCTAAATTTTCAATTCCTGACTATAATCATGGATATACGACAGATGATAATGCAAGAGCTTTAATTATCGTAATTTATCAATATGAAAATACTCACGAAAGAAAATTTCTTGAACTTATCTATAGATATGCTTCATTTATTAATTATGCAAAAACTAAAAACGGATTTTTCAAAAATTTCATGAATTACTCAAAAGTATTTATAGATGAAAATGGAACAGAGGATTGTTTTTCTAGGACTCTTATAGCATTATCATATTTGTATATAAGTTCTATTGAAGATAAAGGTATCAAAGAATGGGCTTATATAACACTAAAACATGCTTTAAGAAATGTACTTACACTAAAACACCCAATAAGTATTGCATATGCAATTGTTGCATTATCGAATATACATGATGAAAAAGAATTCTCAAAGGAAGCTAAAATATATTTAGAAGCTCTTTCAGAAAAGTTAATAATTTTTTATGAGAAACATTGCAACAAAAAATGGAAATGGTTTAGTGATAAAATGACATATGCTAATGCTATTTTACCTTATTCATTATTAAGATCTTTTGCTGTAACTGAAAAAGAGAGATATAATAAAGTAGCAATAGAAGCATTGGACTTTTTAACAGATGTATTATTTAAAGATAAAATATTGCGGTTAATCGGTAATAGAGGATGGTATCAAAAAGGGAAAGAAAGAAGCTTTTTTGATGAGCAACCTATTGATGCTTGTGATTGCGTAATTGCATATTCTGAAGCATATAGAATTACCGACAAAGCAAAATATAAGGAAAAAGCGATACAATCTTTTAAGTGGTTTTTAGGTGAAAATATAGTAAAAGAGCCTTTATATAATAGTAATTCTGGTGGATGCAAAGATGGAATAGAGATTGACGGCTTGAATATGAATGAAGGAGCTGAATCATTAATAAGTTTTTTAATATCAAGAATAGTTATTGAAGATGTTATATATAGTTTTTCTAAAAACAAAGAAGCAGTTTAATAAAAAAGACTAATTATAGATAGAATAAAAGAGGGTGGTTGTTTTTTGAGACACCCTCTTTTATTTTGCCAATTTATTAAATAATGTTTTATACACCTCTTCTGCATTTGTTTGCCAGTTTTTACATATACGTTTAGCTAATTCTGCTTCTGGTACATTAACTTTCAAATCGAAAAGTAATGAATTTCCTTCTCTTATTGAACACTGAACAATATATTCATTTTGAGATACTTTTTTGTAATCAGAAAAGACTTCTGTGTTCATTTTTATTCTTCTAAAGTTCTTTTTTACATATTCATCAAGTTCTTTTTTGGTAAGATCAGGAATAATATTATTTAACAGAGATAGTATCTGTTCACCGTGTTCAGTTATAGATAAATAATATCTGCCTTCTTCATAATGTCTAAAAACTAAGCCCTGATTTGAAAGCTCAGTTAAATACTGCTGATATTCAAAAAAACTCATATAATTTGTTTCAAGAATAAATTCATCTAGTTGTTGATTTGATATAGGTATTTTTATGTTTTCTAAAAAATAAAGAATAATCATCTTATGTAAAGCGAGGTTATGAACTTCATCTTGATTAATCTGAGACAAGAATAAAACCTCCTTATTATGAAGGCCGCCTTTTTAAGGCGGCCTAATACCTTTATTTTATCTAAAATTAAATTCACCAAGCATTTTCATTCTATCAATTTCTTTTAAAATAATATCATAAAGATTTAGATCAAGTATATTGCAAATAGAAGCTAAGTAAAACAAACTACTTCCAATTTCCTTTTCAATGATATCTCTACAATTATCACATAGATGTCCTTCAACATGTGTTTTTAGGTATTTTCTTGCTTCTTTTAAGCTAACATCTTCTGGAATTTCTTGTTTTTTAGCATTTATCTTAATACAACCACAATTGGTAACAGCTTTAATTATACTTCTATTGATTCTTGAATTTGAATCTGAGAATTTAGTTATAGAGTCAAGTATACTTCTATTTCTGATAAGTAGCTCATCAACTAAGAATTGAAAATCGTCAATAAAAATATCTTTCAAATAAATTCACTCCTAATGCAGTTCCTTTAGTTTAATTATATAAATCTTAAATTTTGTTTGTCAATAACAAATATTTATTTTTCTTTGCTTGATTCAAATAATATTTTATAAAAATCAGGGAAAGAGATTGATACATATTCAGCATCTAATATAGTTGATTGACCTTCGATAGCAGAAGCCATAATGCTTGAAGCCATAGCAATTCTGTGATCTTTATAAGAATTTACTATAGCTGGATGCAAATTACTTTTATTTCCATAAATGATAAGCCTATCATCATCATCATAAACTTCAGTACCAAAATTATTTAACATTTCACAAGTTGTTTTAACTCTATCACTTTCTTTATACCTTAACTCATTAACTCCATTTATTATTGTTGTTCCATCTGCAAAAGATGCTGCAACAGCTAATATTGGAACTTCATCAATGAGAGAAGGTATTTTGTTTTTATCAACAATTGTTGATTTTAAATTACTACTTTTGGCAATAATTGTCCCTACTAGTTCATTATTAATTTTTCTAACATTATTTATTTCAATATTAGCGTTCATATCTTTTAGAACTTCTATGATACCAGTTCTTGTTGGATTTAATATACAATCTTCAACTATGACAGTACTTTTTTCTGAAATTAGTGCCAAAACAATAAAAAATGCAGCCGATGAAATATCTGATGGAATATTAATTTCCATGCCTTCTAATTTATTAGAAGGAGAAACTGTTATTATCTTCTTATTGTATTCTTCTTCAACTTCAATATTTGCACCAAAACTTTGAAGCATAAGCTCGGTATGATTTCGAGAAGGAATTGTTTCAATAATTTTTGTTTTACTATTTGCCTTCAATGAAGCAAAAAGTATTGATGACTTAACTTGAGCACTAGGGATTTCAAGTTCAATTTCAATACCTTTTAGATTTCCACCTATAACCTTCATAGGTAAATATCCATCATTTTCTAAAAAGTCAAAATTGGACCCCATTTTTTCCAATAAATTTGTGACTCTCTTCATAGGCCTTTTTCTTAATGAAGAATCTCCATCCAATATAGAACTAAATTTTTGCGTTGATAGAATTCCACTTATTAACCTTGCAGTAGTTCCAGAATTCTTACAATCAAGTAGATCATCTGGAAAATCAAAATTATAATCTCTACCATAAATAATAAGTGTATTACCATTTCTTTCAATATTTACTCCAAGTTTTTGAAAGCATTCTAAAGTTGCAATACAATCATCAGAGGCTAAAAAATTATTTACTATTGTTTTATTTGAAGCTAAACTACCTATCATTATAGACCTATGAGAAATTGATTTATCAGGTGGTATATTTATTTTTGAATTAATTGTCCTTTTACCATTAATTTTTATTTCCATTTTGTTCCCTCACAATCTTATCTCTAAGGGTTTTAGCAGTATTAAAGTAGTTAAAAATAAAGTCTTTGTTATTATCATTTAATGCTTTTTTAAAATTATTAATTAAATCAATATACTTATCAATTAAATTATTTAAGATTTCTTTATTTGATAAAGAAACATCAAGCCACATTTTTGGGCTTGATGAAGATATTCTTGTTGTATCCTTAAAACCACCAGCAGCAAATTTGCAGTAATCAAATGAATTCTCTTCTTGTAGCATGTTTAC carries:
- a CDS encoding Cof-type HAD-IIB family hydrolase encodes the protein MIKVIATDIDGTLLNDYGEITDKNKIALKKANELGVKILLCTGRGSSAALVMKKLEIECGGILSNGVYVFDNLNHPPLISNYLSNYIFKDIINYLDNYYKLNYYIVLGYHHDMHMIYKLNFIDNYFINFVNYRKIHKPTYAFNSYIDINDKTVSHIGIIDNFNFLKEVKLNLESIYNKNEINIVLYTAADIKTYGFLEIMHPDASKEKALKKYLESVNLSTENVISIGDNYNDIGLISMAKIGVAVFNSSDDVKRYAKYITKYDNNNSAVAEVINTFLFKEF
- a CDS encoding glycosyltransferase family 4 protein; this translates as MTVKPLFISTYPPRECGIATFTNDLVNAIEQKATSVECSIVAISKEKHLYNEKVVFDINQDKFSDYVKAANYINISKNDVVVIEHEYGIFGGQDGEYIIPFVKLIKKPIITTFHTVLKNPNTKQFEILKKLSEISYKVITMANSTKDILINQYDVPEEKIKIIHHGVPLMNLADTEYLKKKYNLENKKIISTFGLISPGKGLEYSIKAMEKISKEVPNAIYLILGQTHPCVKKIKGEEYRNSLVSLVNQLNISNNVMFVDRYLTKKEIMEYLKISDVYLTPYIGREQAVSGTLAYAIGSGKAIVSTPYTYAKEMLSDGRGLLVEFEDHFSIADAVISILIDDKLKKSLETKAFKIGKEMFWPNIASKVINLLKGAANTYKKVGVIA
- a CDS encoding glycosyltransferase, which gives rise to MNNQISKREIDLPNLNFEHLFRMTDSTGILQHAKFSIPDYNHGYTTDDNARALIIVIYQYENTHERKFLELIYRYASFINYAKTKNGFFKNFMNYSKVFIDENGTEDCFSRTLIALSYLYISSIEDKGIKEWAYITLKHALRNVLTLKHPISIAYAIVALSNIHDEKEFSKEAKIYLEALSEKLIIFYEKHCNKKWKWFSDKMTYANAILPYSLLRSFAVTEKERYNKVAIEALDFLTDVLFKDKILRLIGNRGWYQKGKERSFFDEQPIDACDCVIAYSEAYRITDKAKYKEKAIQSFKWFLGENIVKEPLYNSNSGGCKDGIEIDGLNMNEGAESLISFLISRIVIEDVIYSFSKNKEAV
- a CDS encoding DUF4364 family protein → MIILYFLENIKIPISNQQLDEFILETNYMSFFEYQQYLTELSNQGLVFRHYEEGRYYLSITEHGEQILSLLNNIIPDLTKKELDEYVKKNFRRIKMNTEVFSDYKKVSQNEYIVQCSIREGNSLLFDLKVNVPEAELAKRICKNWQTNAEEVYKTLFNKLAK
- a CDS encoding DUF1573 domain-containing protein, with the protein product MKDIFIDDFQFLVDELLIRNRSILDSITKFSDSNSRINRSIIKAVTNCGCIKINAKKQEIPEDVSLKEARKYLKTHVEGHLCDNCRDIIEKEIGSSLFYLASICNILDLNLYDIILKEIDRMKMLGEFNFR
- the aroA gene encoding 3-phosphoshikimate 1-carboxyvinyltransferase — its product is MEIKINGKRTINSKINIPPDKSISHRSIMIGSLASNKTIVNNFLASDDCIATLECFQKLGVNIERNGNTLIIYGRDYNFDFPDDLLDCKNSGTTARLISGILSTQKFSSILDGDSSLRKRPMKRVTNLLEKMGSNFDFLENDGYLPMKVIGGNLKGIEIELEIPSAQVKSSILFASLKANSKTKIIETIPSRNHTELMLQSFGANIEVEEEYNKKIITVSPSNKLEGMEINIPSDISSAAFFIVLALISEKSTVIVEDCILNPTRTGIIEVLKDMNANIEINNVRKINNELVGTIIAKSSNLKSTIVDKNKIPSLIDEVPILAVAASFADGTTIINGVNELRYKESDRVKTTCEMLNNFGTEVYDDDDRLIIYGNKSNLHPAIVNSYKDHRIAMASSIMASAIEGQSTILDAEYVSISFPDFYKILFESSKEK